A DNA window from Pseudomonas tohonis contains the following coding sequences:
- a CDS encoding GntP family permease, giving the protein MGTLGILLSLALLMFLAYRGYNVLILAPLMALLAVLFAGDAALMLPTYTQVFMKSLGGYLIQFFPLFLLGAIFGKLMDDSGSARAIAQGIVTRLGRERAILAIVLACGLLTYGGVSLFVVAFAVYPIGTALFREAGIPKRLLPGAIALGAFTFTMTALPGTPAIQNAIPSPFFGTDAFAAPILGLIGGLIMLGLGSWWLAAQARKLMAAGEGYGSHKDDPAEQSGLPVTGFWLALLPILLVIALNFLMAKQVLPNLDTSYLAKPEFGGLQDAKSVIGIWSIIVALGAAVLLLIGLHWRRWADLKQSLNDGTFGSMLPILNTASEVGYGTVIASLAGFVVIRDLVLSVPGNPLVSEAVAVNILAGITGSASGGMSIALKTLGAQYLEMANAAGISPELLHRVAAMASGCMDTLPHNGAVISLLAICKLTHRDSYRFIFMNTVIFPLAALVVVITLGSLFGSF; this is encoded by the coding sequence ATGGGTACCCTCGGAATCCTGCTGTCCCTCGCACTGCTGATGTTCCTGGCCTACCGCGGCTACAACGTGTTGATCCTGGCGCCGCTGATGGCGCTGCTGGCGGTGCTGTTCGCCGGTGATGCGGCGTTGATGCTGCCCACCTACACCCAGGTGTTCATGAAGTCCCTGGGCGGCTACCTGATCCAGTTCTTCCCGCTGTTTTTGCTCGGCGCCATCTTCGGCAAGTTGATGGACGACTCCGGCTCGGCCCGCGCCATCGCCCAGGGCATCGTCACGCGGCTGGGGCGCGAGCGGGCCATCCTCGCCATCGTGCTGGCCTGTGGGTTGCTGACCTACGGCGGCGTGTCGCTGTTCGTGGTGGCCTTCGCCGTGTACCCCATCGGCACCGCGCTGTTCCGCGAGGCGGGCATTCCCAAGCGGTTGCTGCCCGGCGCCATCGCCCTGGGCGCCTTCACCTTCACCATGACCGCCCTGCCCGGCACCCCGGCGATCCAGAACGCCATCCCCAGCCCCTTCTTCGGCACCGACGCCTTCGCCGCGCCCATCCTCGGGCTGATCGGCGGGCTGATCATGCTCGGCCTCGGCAGCTGGTGGCTCGCCGCCCAGGCCCGCAAGCTGATGGCCGCCGGCGAAGGCTACGGCAGCCACAAGGACGACCCCGCCGAGCAGAGCGGCCTGCCGGTGACCGGCTTCTGGCTGGCGCTGCTGCCAATCCTGCTGGTGATCGCGCTGAACTTCCTGATGGCCAAGCAGGTGCTGCCCAACCTCGACACCAGCTACCTGGCCAAGCCCGAATTCGGCGGCCTGCAGGACGCCAAGTCGGTGATCGGCATCTGGTCGATCATCGTCGCCCTCGGCGCGGCGGTGCTGCTGCTCATCGGCCTGCACTGGCGGCGCTGGGCGGACCTGAAGCAGAGCCTCAACGACGGCACCTTCGGCTCCATGCTGCCGATCCTCAACACCGCCTCCGAGGTGGGCTACGGCACGGTGATCGCCTCCCTCGCCGGCTTCGTGGTGATCCGCGACCTGGTGCTGAGCGTGCCGGGCAACCCGCTGGTGTCCGAGGCGGTGGCGGTGAACATCCTCGCCGGCATCACCGGCTCCGCCTCCGGCGGCATGTCCATCGCCCTCAAGACCCTCGGCGCGCAGTACCTGGAGATGGCCAACGCCGCCGGCATCAGCCCCGAGCTGCTGCACCGGGTCGCCGCCATGGCCTCCGGCTGCATGGACACCCTGCCCCACAACGGCGCGGTGATCTCGCTGCTGGCCATCTGCAAGCTGACCCACCGCGATTCCTACCGATTCATCTTCATGAACACGGTGATCTTCCCCCTCGCTGCCCTGGTGGTGGTGATCACCCTCGGCAGCCTGTTCGGCAGCTTCTGA